The genomic segment TGACGAACGCCGTCCGTCTCCTAACATGCATGACGTCCGACTAGTCGATTGATGGTCGAAATATCGAACATTCATCGACGTCACCGGCCGCGCACCCCGCGGCCGGCACCGCAGCCCCCGCATTCCGCACCGCCCGCATGTGAGTACCGCTGAGGCTCCCCCCACGCCACTGCGAGGAAGACCGGAACGCTTGGTGAGCGCGGGATGAGCCCCGGCGAGGAGCCGCACAGCCTGCACCGCCGGACGCGGGCACCAGCCCGCACCCGCGGCGGCAGCCGATCCACCCCCGCTCACCGACCACGTCGCGTCAGAGGGCCGGGACACGTCCCGGCCGGATCACGATGTCAGCCGGCGAGGTCCGAGCTGTCCACTCCACGAAACGGCCCACCCGTGAAACAGCCCACAAGGAAAGGAAGGAGAACCATGAGACGCGCCTCCCTCGTCATGTCCGCGCTGCTCGCGGCACTTCTCGTCATGGCCCCTGCCGGTACCGCGCTGAGCAGCGGCCTCGACGCGGCGACCCCGCCTCCGGGCGTCCCCGACGCCTCGGGGACCGCCGGATGCGGCAAGGCCCCCACGCTCACCAGTGGTACGCACACGATCTCGAGCGGCGGCCAGAACCGCAGCTACATCCTCAGAATTCCGGCCGGTTACGACAACAACCGTCCCCACCGGCTGGTCTTCGGGTTCCACTGGCTGAACGGCACCGCCCAGGACGTCGACTCGGGCGGAGCCGACGGCTACAACTGGTCCTACTACGGACTCAGGAGACTGGCGGAGAGCTCGGGCAGCCCCACGATCTTCGTCGCGCCGCAGGGTCTCAACAACGGCTGGGCCAACTCCGGCGGCCAGGACGTGGCCTTCTTCGACGCCGTGCGCCAGCAGGTCGAGGCCGACCTGTGTGTCGACGAGACACAGCGGTTCTCCACGGGATTCAGCTACGGCGGCGCGATGACGTACGCCCTCGCCTGCACCCGGGCCTCGGTCTTCCGGGCCGTCGCCGTCTACGCCGGCGCGAACCTCAGCGGATGCAACGGCGGCACCGAGCCCGTCGCGTACATGGGGCTGCACGGCGGCAGTGACAACGTGCTGCCCATCTCCCTGGGGCGGTCGCTGCGCGACACCTTCGTCCGGAACAACGGCTGCGCCCAGCAGAACCCGCCCGAGCCGCCGAACGGCAGCCGGACCCACATCGTCACCGCCTACTCCGGCTGCCGGGACGGATATCCCGTCGTCTGGGCCGCGTTCGACGGAGGCCACACCCCGGCGCCCCTGGACGGGTCCACCGGGCAGGGCTGGCAGACCTGGACGTCGGGAGAGGTGTGGAAGTTCTTCACCCAGTTCGAGTCCACCGCTTCCACCGCTTCCACCGCTTCCACCGCGCCCACCGGCGGCCGGTAGGCCGCGGACGGGCGCCCGGCGCGTGCCGGCCCGCCGCGGACATCCGCCGCGGCCGGCGCGCCGCCGGGGCCGCTCCGGTCCGGCCCCGGACAGCGGAAAGCCCGTGCGGTGCGCGGCTTGCGCCGCCCGCACGGGCCGTTTCCCGACTTCGGTGTCCGAGGGGGGACTTGAACCCCCACGCCCGATAAAGGGCACTAGCACCTCAAGCTAGCGCGTCTGCCATTCCGCCACCCGGACGAGGTGTCCGCCGCCGTGGCCGTGGCCTGTGGCGACGGGAAAACCATAGCAAACATCCGGGAGCGGTCGATCAGCCACCCGATCGGCCGCTCCCGGCCGCCCGCCCGGACGGTACGGGAGCGGCGGCCCTCCCGCGGGGACCTTGGGGAGAGCGCCGGGGCGCGGGAGGATGGTGGGGAATCCCGCCCGGCGACGGCCGTGACCCGGCCGGCCGGGACGCACTCAGAAAGGCAGGCCAGCGTGAGCGAGTCGCATTCCGCCGCGGCGACCAACGGCAAGGTCACCGGCGAGGACGAGGTCGTGGATCTCTGCCGGGACCTGATCCGCATCGACACCAGCAACTACGGGGACCACTCCGGGCCGGGCGAGCGCGCCGCCGCCGAGTACGTCGCGGAGAAACTCGCCGAAGTCGGCCTGGAACCGCGGATCTTCGAGTCGCACCCCGGCCGCGCCTCGACCGTGGCGCGGATCGAGGGCGAGGACCCCTCCCGGCCCGCGCTGCTCATCCACGGCCACACCGACGTCGTCCCGGCCAGCCCGGAGGACTGGACGCACCACCCCTTCTCCGGCGAGATCGCCGACGGCTGCGTCTGGGGCCGCGGCGCCGTCGACATGAAGGACATGGACGCGATGACGCTCGCCGTCGTCCGCGACCGGCTGCGCAGCGGACGGAAGCCCCCGCGCGACATCGTGCTGGCGTTCCTCGCCGACGAGGAGGCCGGCGGCGTGTACGGGGCGCGGCATCTCGTCGACCGCCACCCGGACCTCTTCGAGGGGGTCACGGAGGCCATCGGGGAGGTCGGCGGCTTCTCCTTCACGGTCAACGAGAACCTCCGGCTCTACCTGGTGGAGACCGCGCAGAAGGGCATGCACTGGATGCGCCTCACCGTGGACGGCACCGCCGGCCACGGCTCGATGACCAACACGGACAACGCCATCACCGAGCTCTGCGAGGCGGTCGGCCGGCTCGGCCGGCACCGGTTCCCGGTGCGGGTCACCAAGACCGTGCGGTCCTTCCTCGACGAGCTGTCCGACGCGCTGGGCACCCCGCTCGACCCGGAGGACATGGACGAGACCCTCGCCAAGCTCGGCGGCATCGCCAAGATCATCGGCGCGACGCTCCGCAACACGGCGGCCCCCACCATGCTCGGCGCCGGCTACAAGGTGAACGTGATCCCCGGGCAGGCCACCGCGCACGTCGACGGGCGCTTCCTCCCCGGATACGAGGAGGAGTTCCTCGCCGATCTCGACCGCGTCCTCGGCCCGCGGGTGAAGCGCGAGGACGTGCACACCGACAAGGCCCTGGAGACCGGCTTCGACGGCTCCCTGGTCGACGCCATGCGGTACGCGCTGAAGGCCGAGGACCCGATCGCGCACGCCGTGCCGTACTGCCTGTCCGGCGGCACGGACGCCAAGTCCTTCGACGACCTCGGCATCCGCTGCTTCGGCTTCGCGCCGCTGAAGCTCCCGCCGGAGCTGGACTTCGCCGGCATGTTCCACGGCGTCGACGAGCGGGTGCCGGTGGACGGTCTCACCTTCGGTGTCCGGGTGCTCGACCGGTTCCTCGACCGCTGCTGACGCCGCTGAACTCCGGCCGCACGCCGGAAAATCAACGCGGTGTGCGGGTCTCGCCGGAAAGAGTGAAGCGCCGCGGCGGCTCGTTCCCCCTTTACTCCTTCCTCGTTACAGGGAGTGCGATCCGAGGTCGGGTTCGCACTGCCAACTAGGAGGAACAGATGATCAAGAAGGTCGTGGCCGTCGCCGCTGCCGCCGGCGGACTCATGCTCGCCGGTGCGGGTGTGGCTGCCGCCGACTCCGGTGCCCTGGGCTCCGCCACGGACTCCCCGGGTATCGCTTCGGGCAACGCGGTCCAGGTTCCGGTGAACCTGCCGGTGAACGTGTGCGGCACGACGGTCTCCGTGGTCGGCGTCCTGAACCCCGCCTTCGGCAACGCCTGCTCACCCTGACGCTGAACGACGGCCCGGAAGGGTGCGAGCGCCGGGCAGCCCCGGAGCGCACACCATGCACTCCGGGGCCGTCCGTTTTCCGGCGGGCGGGAGACAAGCCCGCGCGCTTTTCGAATGGCAGAGACAGAGGAAACACATCCATGCGACATGTCGCGAGGAAGAGCCTGATCACCGCAGCGGCCGCGGGCGGCGTACTCGCCGCCACCGCCGGCTACGCCTGCGCTGACTCGAGCGCCGAGGGAGGCGCCGCGAACTCGCCGGGGGTCCTCTCCGGCAACTCCGTCCAGGCGCCGGTCAACGCGCCCGTCAACATCTGCGGTACCACCGCCAGTGTCGTCGGCCTGCTGAACCCCGCCACGGGCAACGACTGCGGCGGCTCGGGCAACGGTCCGCGGGCCCAGGGGGCCACCAGTGACTCCGGGGGCATCGCCTCCGGCAACTCGGTCCAGGTCCCGGTCAACGCCCCGGTGAACGCCTGCGGCACCGGTGTGAGCGTCATCGGCGTGGGAGACAGCGTCCGGGACAACGACTGCACCGGGAGCTCGGGCTCGGGAGTCCCGGGCAGCCCGGGGATTCCGGGCGGCCCGGGCAGCCCCGGTGAGCCGGGCGGCGAGGAGCCGGGCGGCCCGGGTGAGCCGGGAGACCCGGGCAACCCCGGCGAACCGGGAGACCCGGGCGGGGAAGACCCGTTCGGGGAGGAGCCGGGCGGCGAGGAGCCGGGCGGGCCGGGCGGTCCGGAGACCGCCGAGGGCGGTGGCGAGACGCCGGCCGGCGAGGAGACCACCCTGGTCGACCAGCCCGAGGGCATCGAGACCCTCGCCGAAACGGGCAGCGACTCGCTGGCGGTCACCCTGCCGCTCAGCGCGGGGCTTCTCATCGGTGGCGCGCTGCTCTACCGGCGGTCCCGGGTCAAGGCCTGAGACCGACGCGTCCGTGTGCCCGGTCCGCCGCGGGCCGGGCACACCCATGACGGCACAACCGGGGAGCGGGTCCCGTTTCGGGGCCCGCTCCCCGCACGTGTGCGGGGGCCGGGTCTACCAGGTGGCGCGGACCTGACGGATGATCCGGCGGCGCAGCCGCACCCTGCGGCTGCCGTCGCGCATGAGCAGAAGTCGGTCCAGTTCCCAGTGCCCGTACTCGGCGTGGTCGGTCAGCAGGCGGGTCGCCGCGTGGCGGGAGACCCCGCGCGGCACATACACGTCACGAAATTCATATTCCGGCATCGCATCTATTGTGCGGGCAAGGCCCATGTACGGATAGCGTCTGCACTATGTCTGATGCTGCCCAGCCATCCGCTTCCGAGGTACGCGCCGCCGCCGAGGCGGTCAAAGCCGCGCTGGACCGACACCTCGACGCGGTCGAGCGCCGGTCGGGTGAGGACGACCCGGCCGTCTTCGCCGCGTTCAACGAGCTGGCCGCGGCAGCCGAGGAATACGACGAACTGCTCTACGAGGCGTACGACGAGGTCACCCCGTTCGAGATCCCCGGGGACGGCTCGCTGCCCGCCTACACGGGCCCGGAGAACCCCAGCGCTCTCAGCGTGCTGATCCGGCGCGACTACTCCGTCGCCGAGTCCCGCCGGCTCTTCGCCCAAGCCGAGCGGATCGTCGAACTGGACCCGGACGCGGAGCCCGCCGTGAACGGGGCGCGCGCCGAGATCGCCGGAGTGGGCAGCAGTGTGCACACCGCCCTCGGCGTGCTGTTCGGGGAGTTCGAACCCGACGAGATCGCCTCCCGGCACAAGGAGTTCGGACTCGAGGAGGGCGACTCCACCCTCTGGGTGACGGCCGCCGACGAGCCCGCCGAGCCGGGGGAGTGGCTGAACGCCCCCTTCGACGATGTGGACCCGCAGCGCGTCCTCTGCCGCTTCGACGTCAGCTCCGTCTTCGACGAGGAGGAGGACGAGGAGGACGAGGCCGAGGAGGCACTGTCCGACGGTCTGGAGATCCTCGCCCCGGACACCCCCGACACGAGGCGCTGAGCCGTTCCCGGCCGGGCCGCTCGCCGTGGCGCCCCGGCCGGTGAGCGGTCTCAGCCCTGGGCGGGCGGTGGGGTGAGAGCGCGCAGCAGGGTCCGCAGCCGGGTGGTGCGCTCCGTCACCGGCACCTCGGCCACCGCTCGGGGCAGCGCCTGCTCCACGCCGTGCACCACCGACAGATGGCGCTCGGCCCGCCCGAAGGCCGTGTAGACCCAGGCCCGGGTCAGCGCCCGCGCGGCGTCCCCGGGCAGGACCACCACGGCCGCGGGCCAGGTGGTTCCGGCCGCCTGGTGCGCGGTGAGGGCCCAGCCGTGCCGCACGGCCCCGGCCGCGACCCGTTCGCGCGGCACCGTCATCCGGCCGCCGTCCCCCTCCAGCCGCAGGCCCTCGGCGTCGGCCGAGACCACGGTGCCGGTCAGGGCCCGGCCCGGAGCCGGGGTGTACACCACCCGGTCGCCCGGGTCGAAGCCGCCGAACCGCCCCGGTCCCGGGTTGAGCCGCTCCTTGAGGGCCGCGTTCAGCGCGCGGGTGCCGGCCGCTCCGGCGTGGCCGGGGGTGATGACCTGGGTCTGCTCCGGAGACACCCCGATCGCGCGCGGTACGGAGTCGGCGACCAGTTGCACGGTGCGGTGCACGGCCTCCCCGGCGTCCCGCACCGGCACGATCACCACCTCCTTGCCGGGTGCCTCCACCGAGGGCAGCTCGCCGACGCCGATCGCCGACACCAGCTCGCCGATCGGACCCGGGTCCGGGGTGCGGGAGGTGACGCGGGGGCAGAAGCCGGAGGACAGCAGATCCGCGAACACCTTGCCCGGACCGGCCGACCAGAGCACGCCCGGGTCACCGCTGAGCACCAGCCGGGCTCCGTCCGGCAGGGACTCGGCCAGCATCGCGGCCGTCTCCACATCGAGCTGCGGCGCGTCGAGGACGACGAGCAGATCCAGCTCCAGCGCACCCTCCGGATCCCGCCCCGGGCCCTCACCGCCCGCGAGCAGCCCGGCGACCGTCACCACGGCTCCGTCCGCGTCCTCGCCCCCGGCCGCGCCGACCGCGGCGTCCGGCCGCTCCAGCCCCTCCGGCCTCTCCGTCGCGTCCGGGGCGGCGGACGCGGTGAGCGGAGCGGCGGCCCGCCGGCATCCCGCCGGGCTGTGCACGGCGGCCCAGGCGCGCAGGCCAAGGGCGCGCGCGGCCGCGACCAGGGCGAGCGGCTCGGCGCGCGCCGTCTCCCCGCCCGTGTGCGCCACCAGACCGTGACCGGCCGCCGCCCGGATCAGCTCGGCGGCGGACGGTGACGGCGCGGCCTCCGCGGCCGCCTCCCAGGCGGCGGCGTCCGGACCGGAGCCGGGGGTGCCGTCCGGGCCGAAGCCGCCCGCGATCCGGCCCAGGCCGTCCGCGAGGCTCTCCTCGGCCAGGGCGTAGCGGTCGAGCCCCAGCAGCACCCGGACCGGCTGCTCCGCCTCCTCGCCCTCCGGCGCGCCCATGGGGCGGGGCGCGGCGCCCGGGCCCGCCGGGCCGGGGGCGTCGAGGGCGTCCTGGAAGACGAGCACCGCGCCGCCCGCGATCGCCTCGTGCAGCGCCGCCTCGGGGTCGGGCACCGCCTGCCGGGCCAGGGCCTCACTCAGCGCCGAGGGCTCCAGGGCCGTGTGCCCCCGGAGCGCGGCGCGCTCCAGAAGCCAGGCGGTCAGCGCCTGGGCCCGGCGCTCGTCCCCCGGTCCGGCCTCCGGTCCGAGCAGGGCGCGCGCGAAACCGTCCGCCTGCTCCGGCTGGACGCCCGGCACGGCGAGCAGCTGCCAGGGGTCCTCGCGGAGGACGTCCGCGGCCCGCTCTCCGAGGAGATCCGCCACCGGCTCCGCCAGCGTCTCCGGGGCCCCGCCCGCGGCCAGCACCTCCCGCACCGTGGCGCTCCGGGCCGCCCGCTCCGCCGAGGGCGGCCGGGCGCCGGGCACCGCGGCCGCGCCGGGCACGGGCCCGCCTCCGCTGCTCTCCGGCCGGGGTACGGGCCCGGAGCCGCCGGACCCCGAGGCGGGGCCGGATCCGGCCGCGGAGCCGGGCTGCGCCGCCGCGGCGGAGGGCCGGGCGGCGGGACGGGGTTCGCTGAAGAAGGCGGAGGCGGGCCGCTCCCCGCTCTCCACGGCCCGCACGGCGGCGGCCAGCGCCTCGGCCGACGGCGACGGCCGGGCGGTGCCCTCCCCGGCGGGCGGTGCCGGTGCCGGTGCCGGTGTACCGGCGGGGGCGGGGGCCTCCTCCGGTGCCGGGGCGGCGGCAGCGGTCTCGCCGGCGGGGCGGTCCGTGGTCACAGCGTGCTCCAGTCCTGGTCGGGATAGCGGTGCAGGGGCGCCGACACGTCGTCGAGCGCGCGGCAGATCTCGTCGGGAAGACTAAGCGCTTCCACTGACAGCGCCGTCGTGAGCTGCTGTGCCGTCCGGGCGCCGACGATCGGGGCCACCACACCGGGCTGGTCGCGGACCCAGGCGAGGGCGACGTGCAGCGGGGTGGTGGCCAGGCCGTCGGCCGCGATGGCGACCGCGTCCACGATCCGCCCCGCCGACTCGTCGAGATACGGCGCGACGAAGCCGGACATGTGGGCCGAGGCGCCGCGCGAGTCGGCCGGTGTGGTGTGCCGGTACTTGCCGGTGAGCACGCCGCGGCCCAGCGGCGACGAGGGCAGCAGCCCCACCCCGAGGTCCCGTGCGGCGGGCAGCACCTCCCGCTCGACGCCGCGCTGCACCAGGGAGTACTCCATCTGCGTGCTGGCCAGCCGGGTGCGGCCGGGCACGCCGAGCTGCCAGGTCGCCGCCTTGGCGAGCTGCCACCCGCTGTAGTTGGAGACGCCCACGTACCGGGCGCGTCCGCTGGTCACCGCGATGTCCAGGGCCTGCAGCGTCTCCTCCAGCGGGGTTCCCGGATCGAAGGCGTGGACCTGCCACAGGTCGACGTGGTCGGTGCCGAGCCGCTCCAGGGAGGCGTCGAGGGCGGCCAGCAGATGGCCGCGCGAGCCGTCGAAGCGCCGCTCCGGATCGGGGACGCTGCCGGCCTTGGTCGCGACGACGAGGTCGCGGCGCGGGACGAGGTCCGCCAGGAACCGGCCGAGGAGATACTCCGCCGCGCCGTCGGCGTAGACGTCGGCCGTGTCGACCAGGGTCCCGCCGGCGTCCCAGAACGCCTTGAGCTGCTCGGCGGCGTCGTGCTCGCCGGTGTCACGGCCCCAGGTGAGGGTGCCGAGCCCGATCCGCGATACCCGCAGGCCGGTTCGGCCGAGATGCCTCTGCTCCATGGCCGGAGAGAGTACTGGCCGCCGGCCGGGCCGCGGTGACGCGAGTCATACCCCCCGGACGGCCGCGGGCCCGCTCCGGCACTGCCGGACGGCGGTGCCCGCGCGCTACAGTCCGCCGGAGAGACGTTACCGACCAGTAAAGGGAGCGATATGCGGCTCGGCATCAACCTCGGCTACTGGGGCGCCGGTATGGACGCCGACAACCTCGCGGTCGCCCGCGAGGCCGACCGGCTCGGCTACTCCGTCTGCTGGGCGGCGGAGGCCTACGGTTCCGACGCCCCCACGGTGCTGGCCTGGGTCGCGGCGCAGACCGAACGGATCGACATCGGCTCCGCGATCCTCCAGATACCGGCGCGCACCCCCGCCATGACGGCGATGACGGCCGCCACCCTGGACTCCCTCTCCGGCGGCCGCTTCCGCCTCGGCCTGGGCGTCTCCGGCCCGCAGGTCTCCGAGGGCTGGTACGGCGTGAAGTTCGACAAGCCGCTGGCCCGCACCCGCGAGTACGTCGAGATCGTCCGCAAGGCGATGTCCCGCGAACGGCTGACCCACGAGGGCGAGCACTGGACGCTGCCGCTCCCCGGCGGCCCCGGCAAGGCGCTCAAGCTCACTGTGCACCCGGTGCGCGAGGAGGTGCCGCTGTACATAGCGGCGATCGGCCCGAAGAACCTGGAACAGACCGGCGAGATCGCCGACGGCGCCCTGGTGCTCTTCTTCGCGCCGGAGCACGCGGAGGAGACGACCCTGGGCGCGCTCCGCGCGGGCCGTGAGAAGGCCGGCCGGACGATGGACGGCTTCGACCTGGTGCCCACCGTCCCGATGGCCCTCGGGGACGACGTGGACGCGCTGGCGGACATCTTCCGCCCCTACACCGCGCTCTACGTGGGCGGCATGGGCAGCGCGAAGCAGAACTTCTACAACAAGCTCGCCCGGCGCATGGGGTACGAGAAGGAGGCCGCCGAGATCCAGGAGAAGTACCTGGCCGGCGACAAGCAGGGCGCCGCCGCGGCCGTCCCGCGCGAACTCATCGACTCGACCTCGCTGCTCGGCCCCGTCGAGCGCATCGCCGACCGCATGCAGGCCTACGCCGCGGCCGGGGTCACCACCCTGTCGCTCACCCCGGCGGGCTTCACCCTCGACGAGCGGATCGCCGCCCTGCGCGCGGGCGTCGAGGCCCTGGAGCGGGCCGGCCTGGCCTGACCCGGCGGCGCTCCGGCCCGCATCCGCGGTGACGGGTTCCGCCCGGGGGACGGAGGCCCGCCGGGGAAACCGGCCCCGCCGGGGCGGACCGGGGCGATTCACCCGGAGGGCGGCCGGTAAGGGGACCGAAGGTCCCAAGGGGACGCGACCGTACTTACGCTAGCGTAGGTTTCCGGTGGCGGAGGCCGAGGGCCCCGGCCCCGGCGACCCCTGGAGGAACCGTGCACATCCCGACGTCCGGCCGTCCCTGGTTGATCCAAGGCGGGATGGGGGTGGGGGTGTCCGGATGGCGGCTGGCCCGCGCCGTGGCGCGGACCGGGCAGCTCGGAGTCGTCTCGGGCACCGCGCTGGACACCGTGCTGATCCGCACCCTGCAGAGCGGTGACCCCGGCGGGCACCTGCGCCGGGCGCTGGCCGCCTACCCCGTGCCCGGCACCGCCGCGGCCGTACTGGAGCGGTACTTCGTCGAGGGGGGCGTCGGGGAGGGCGGGCGTTTCCTCACCACGCCCCCGCTGACGGCCGACCCCGGCTGCCCCGCCCGCGCGCTGACCGTGGTCGCCAACTTCTGCGAGGTGTGGCTCGCCAAGGAGGGCCACCGCGGGCCGGTGGGCGTCAACTACCTGGAGAAGGTCCAGCTCGCCACCGCGCCCGCCCTGTTCGGCGCGATCCTGGCCGGTGTGGACTACGTCCTGGTCGGCGCCGGGATCCCCGCGCACATCCCCGGCCTGGCCACCCGGCTGTCCCGGCTGGAGCCCGTCACCACCGATCTGACGGTGGAGGGCGACCCCGAGCCGCTGCCGGTGCCGTTCGACCCCGCGGCGGAGCTGGCCGGAGCCGCGGTGGGCGGGCTGCGCCGCCCCGACGTGCTCGCCATCGTCTCGCTGCCGGCCCTCGCCGCGTACCTCCACCGCTCCGAGCGGACCCGGCCGGACGGCTTCGTGGTCGAGGGCCACCGCGCGGGCGGCCACAGCGCCCCGCCCCGCGGACCGCTGCGGCTGGACGAGGACGGCGACCCGGTCTACGGACCGCGCGACACCCCCGACTTCGCCAGGATGGCCGCCCTCGGCCTGCCCTTCTGGATCGCCGGCGGCGCGTGCGGACCGGAGCAGGTCGCGCGGGCACGGGCCGCGGGCGCGGCCGGCGTGCAGGTCGGC from the Streptomyces xinghaiensis S187 genome contains:
- a CDS encoding chaplin, whose translation is MIKKVVAVAAAAGGLMLAGAGVAAADSGALGSATDSPGIASGNAVQVPVNLPVNVCGTTVSVVGVLNPAFGNACSP
- a CDS encoding M20/M25/M40 family metallo-hydrolase → MSESHSAAATNGKVTGEDEVVDLCRDLIRIDTSNYGDHSGPGERAAAEYVAEKLAEVGLEPRIFESHPGRASTVARIEGEDPSRPALLIHGHTDVVPASPEDWTHHPFSGEIADGCVWGRGAVDMKDMDAMTLAVVRDRLRSGRKPPRDIVLAFLADEEAGGVYGARHLVDRHPDLFEGVTEAIGEVGGFSFTVNENLRLYLVETAQKGMHWMRLTVDGTAGHGSMTNTDNAITELCEAVGRLGRHRFPVRVTKTVRSFLDELSDALGTPLDPEDMDETLAKLGGIAKIIGATLRNTAAPTMLGAGYKVNVIPGQATAHVDGRFLPGYEEEFLADLDRVLGPRVKREDVHTDKALETGFDGSLVDAMRYALKAEDPIAHAVPYCLSGGTDAKSFDDLGIRCFGFAPLKLPPELDFAGMFHGVDERVPVDGLTFGVRVLDRFLDRC
- a CDS encoding helix-hairpin-helix domain-containing protein, which gives rise to MTTDRPAGETAAAAPAPEEAPAPAGTPAPAPAPPAGEGTARPSPSAEALAAAVRAVESGERPASAFFSEPRPAARPSAAAAQPGSAAGSGPASGSGGSGPVPRPESSGGGPVPGAAAVPGARPPSAERAARSATVREVLAAGGAPETLAEPVADLLGERAADVLREDPWQLLAVPGVQPEQADGFARALLGPEAGPGDERRAQALTAWLLERAALRGHTALEPSALSEALARQAVPDPEAALHEAIAGGAVLVFQDALDAPGPAGPGAAPRPMGAPEGEEAEQPVRVLLGLDRYALAEESLADGLGRIAGGFGPDGTPGSGPDAAAWEAAAEAAPSPSAAELIRAAAGHGLVAHTGGETARAEPLALVAAARALGLRAWAAVHSPAGCRRAAAPLTASAAPDATERPEGLERPDAAVGAAGGEDADGAVVTVAGLLAGGEGPGRDPEGALELDLLVVLDAPQLDVETAAMLAESLPDGARLVLSGDPGVLWSAGPGKVFADLLSSGFCPRVTSRTPDPGPIGELVSAIGVGELPSVEAPGKEVVIVPVRDAGEAVHRTVQLVADSVPRAIGVSPEQTQVITPGHAGAAGTRALNAALKERLNPGPGRFGGFDPGDRVVYTPAPGRALTGTVVSADAEGLRLEGDGGRMTVPRERVAAGAVRHGWALTAHQAAGTTWPAAVVVLPGDAARALTRAWVYTAFGRAERHLSVVHGVEQALPRAVAEVPVTERTTRLRTLLRALTPPPAQG
- a CDS encoding LLM class F420-dependent oxidoreductase; translation: MRLGINLGYWGAGMDADNLAVAREADRLGYSVCWAAEAYGSDAPTVLAWVAAQTERIDIGSAILQIPARTPAMTAMTAATLDSLSGGRFRLGLGVSGPQVSEGWYGVKFDKPLARTREYVEIVRKAMSRERLTHEGEHWTLPLPGGPGKALKLTVHPVREEVPLYIAAIGPKNLEQTGEIADGALVLFFAPEHAEETTLGALRAGREKAGRTMDGFDLVPTVPMALGDDVDALADIFRPYTALYVGGMGSAKQNFYNKLARRMGYEKEAAEIQEKYLAGDKQGAAAAVPRELIDSTSLLGPVERIADRMQAYAAAGVTTLSLTPAGFTLDERIAALRAGVEALERAGLA
- a CDS encoding chaplin gives rise to the protein MRHVARKSLITAAAAGGVLAATAGYACADSSAEGGAANSPGVLSGNSVQAPVNAPVNICGTTASVVGLLNPATGNDCGGSGNGPRAQGATSDSGGIASGNSVQVPVNAPVNACGTGVSVIGVGDSVRDNDCTGSSGSGVPGSPGIPGGPGSPGEPGGEEPGGPGEPGDPGNPGEPGDPGGEDPFGEEPGGEEPGGPGGPETAEGGGETPAGEETTLVDQPEGIETLAETGSDSLAVTLPLSAGLLIGGALLYRRSRVKA
- a CDS encoding aldo/keto reductase — encoded protein: MEQRHLGRTGLRVSRIGLGTLTWGRDTGEHDAAEQLKAFWDAGGTLVDTADVYADGAAEYLLGRFLADLVPRRDLVVATKAGSVPDPERRFDGSRGHLLAALDASLERLGTDHVDLWQVHAFDPGTPLEETLQALDIAVTSGRARYVGVSNYSGWQLAKAATWQLGVPGRTRLASTQMEYSLVQRGVEREVLPAARDLGVGLLPSSPLGRGVLTGKYRHTTPADSRGASAHMSGFVAPYLDESAGRIVDAVAIAADGLATTPLHVALAWVRDQPGVVAPIVGARTAQQLTTALSVEALSLPDEICRALDDVSAPLHRYPDQDWSTL
- a CDS encoding DUF5703 family protein, producing the protein MPEYEFRDVYVPRGVSRHAATRLLTDHAEYGHWELDRLLLMRDGSRRVRLRRRIIRQVRATW
- a CDS encoding nitronate monooxygenase; translation: MGVSGWRLARAVARTGQLGVVSGTALDTVLIRTLQSGDPGGHLRRALAAYPVPGTAAAVLERYFVEGGVGEGGRFLTTPPLTADPGCPARALTVVANFCEVWLAKEGHRGPVGVNYLEKVQLATAPALFGAILAGVDYVLVGAGIPAHIPGLATRLSRLEPVTTDLTVEGDPEPLPVPFDPAAELAGAAVGGLRRPDVLAIVSLPALAAYLHRSERTRPDGFVVEGHRAGGHSAPPRGPLRLDEDGDPVYGPRDTPDFARMAALGLPFWIAGGACGPEQVARARAAGAAGVQVGSVFALCEESGLEPGLRRQLVERRLGTGLTVRNDPAASPTSFPFKVADLPGTLADPDVAAARPRVCDLGYLRTPYRAADGALGYRCPAEPLVAYERKGGDRAATEGRQCLCNGLTAAIGLGQRRPKGRVEPPVVTIGQDLDFLPRIAPGGEPYSAESVVRWLSEGLDGTAGAGPARTAGAQAL